The Streptomyces puniciscabiei genomic interval CGCCACGGCCGGGACGACGGTGACGGCGGGGACGGTGTTCGCCCGCAGGGCGGTGCGGTTGTCGACGGGAACGGTTCGCCGTCGCTCCAGAAGGGCGCCCCCGGGCGCACCGCTCCCTCGCACGACAGCGAGGCTGCCGGCTGGAGCGGCAGCCTGCTGAGCGTGAAGCGCATCGTGATCGCGGCCGGCGGTCTGCTGGTGGTTGTGGGACTGCTCGCCGCGGCCTGGCTCCGCCGCCGTCGTTCCGCCGAGTGACAGCCGGCCCGACCAGGCCCCCGAGGACCTCCGGTCTCCTGACGTCGGGTTGCGTCAGGGGACCGGAGGCGCTGCCGCGTCGGCTGTGCCCGCCGGGCGAGGGTCCGGCCCGCGGGAAGGCGGCGACGTGGGGGAAGACGTAGCCCTCGCGGCGGTGCGCACGGCTTGCGGAAGGCCCGCCGTGCCGGGGCCGTCTTCTCCTGGCACCACCTGCGGCTCCACGCCCGACGGCGCGTGCACACCGCCGGTGCTGCTGGGCGCCGTACGCATCCCGCCGGGACCGGTCGGGAAGGACTGCGGCCGTGGGCGGTGGCCGGCGGGGGCGGGTGTGGCCGTGGCCCCGGGCGCAGGCGTGGGACTCGGGGAAGCCGAGCGGTGGGGCTCGGCCGGGCTCTTGTGCTTCGGGCCGGCTAAGCGGCCGAGCCCGGCCGTGGTGCCGCCGCTGCCGCCTCCGGTGGTGCCGCCGCTGCCGGAGGACGCCGTCGACTCCGAGGGGCTGGGTGCGGCGGAGGAACTGGCTGCGGCCGACGGGCTCGGGCGGGGGTCGTGAGGGCAGGGCACGTCGGGGTCCTTGATTCCGTAGCTCAGACCCCACACCCAGTCACAGCCGCCCCGGTACGCCCTCACCCAGCCGCAGTAGGGGCCGCCGTAACTGCGACAGGGGGGTGCCGATGCCTGCGGGACCGGATCGGTGACGGACGGCTCGGGCGGCTCGGTTCTGTCCCGCGAGGCGCCCATGGCGCTGACCGTGCGGACCTGCGTGACATCGGAACCCCACGACGACCAGTGCGGGGGGAAGAAGAGCAGGGCGACGGCTGAGGCGGACGCCGCCGCTGTCGCAGCAGCGAGAGCGCAGCGCGTCAGACGCATGACTCTTCCTCCCGGCTTCGCGGTTTGTCGGACGGTGCGAAGGGATTCTGCGCACGAGAGCGCCGCCGCTGTGGGCGCTGGAGCTGAACGTATGGTTTGCAGACAGCCCCGACCACCAGCGAACCGCCGGTCAGCGGCCTTGCGCCGGTTTTTTCACCCGGAGGGTCTCGCCTCGATCGTGCGGCGCCTCACCCCTCGTACACCGTCAGTACGGCGCCGTCCACCTCGATGCGCCGGCCCGCCCGGAGGCCGTCCGTGCGCAGGGTGCGCAGGCAGGTGCGGAACAGCTCCAGTTCCTCCGCGTCCAGGATCGCGGCGGCCAGGTCCAGCAGTTCGGTCACCGCGTCCTCGGTGAGCACCTCGGGCAGCTCGCCGGAGAGCAGGACGACCGATTCACCGGCGGGGCCCCGGACCACCGCGGTGGCCGGCCCGCCATGCACGAACAACACGTTCCCCCCAAAGAGCCCGGGATCGTGCGGCTCTCGTTCCTCGGGCAGGACGAGAGACTAGCGGGGGATGTCCGCCCATTCGGGCGCAGTTGCATGATTTTTCCGGCATCACATTTTTCCGGCATGCCCCGCGCGGGACGGCCGGTCACTTCTCCGGTGGCGAGGGCGCCGACGGCGCGGAGCGCCCCAGCAGGGACTCGACCAGGGCGGCGACATGCCGGCGGTCCTCCGCCGACAGCTGTTGCACGCTGGCGATGAGCAGGTCCACCTCGGGGTCGGTGGCCGGGGCGGCCGTACCGTCGGTGTCCGGTCCGGCCGGGGTGCCGTAGACGTGGATGCCGCAGGCCTCGGCGGCGGCCCGGCGCACGGTGTCGAGCGGCAGCTCAAGGCCCTTGGCCAGGCCTTCCAGGGTGGTGGCCTGGGGCATGCGGACGACCCGGTCGGTGGTGGCCAGGTGGTGGACGGTGGAGCGGGGCACACCTCCGCGCCGCGCCACGTCGCCGTAGGACCAGCCCTTTCGGTCGAGACGCTCACGGATCAACTGCTGCAGTGCGTTGGCCACCGAAGTCCACTTCCTGCTCGCCGCTCGACCGAACCGTCCCTGTCGGCGCCGATTCTACGGTCGGGTAGTCGGGCCGCCGAAAGGGTGATTCGCCGAACGGGTTGCGGAGGGGTGTCGCGAGGCCCTAGTGTCCAATCTCGTTGGACAGCCCGTCCGACCAAGTTGGACAGAGTCCGGGGGGAACCTGACTCTCTCCGACCGGAACCGCCTGTTTCCCGAGGGGGAATCGATCATGTTGAACGCCCATGAGCTCGACGCCGAGTCCGCGGAGCTGCTGCCGGGCCGTGAGGCCCTGGGCCGGCTGAAGTTCAGCTTCGGCAAGACGGTCAACGTCACCAAGCACGTCGCGCACATCAACGCCCACAACGAGTCGGCCGCCGTCAACGACCACTCCTCGTGGTCCGTGGCCGACTCCGGCGCCGGCCAGAGCATCACCGTCGTCCAGTAACGCTCGCGCCCCGTCCCCGAACGACACACCACGAGAGGAACACCACCATGAGCATGGACATGCGCGAGCTGGACGGCGAGTCCGCGGAGCTGCTGCCGGGCCGTGAGGCCCTGGGCCGGCTGAAGTTCAGCTTCGGCAGGACCGTCAACGTCACCAAGCACGTGGCGCACATCAACGCCCACAACGAGTCGGCCGCCGTCAACGACCACTCCTCGTGGTCCGACGCCGAGTCGTCGGCCCAGCAGACGATCACCGTCCAGCAGTAACGGCACCACCGCTACGACGGCAGCGGGGGCGGACCGCACCGCCGAAGGGGCGCGCCGGAGGTGACAGGCCACCGGCGGGCGGGGCGGTCCGCCCCCGCTGCCATGGGGGGAACGGCGTGGGGGGAGACCACGGATGACGGTGCTCGACGACGGCACCAGCGCGCTGTACGACACCGGTCCGGTGCCCGGGCCCGGGGGCTGGCCGGTGACGTACGAACAGGTGACGACCGGCAGCCTGCCGGCCGTCGGAACGCCGGTCCGCCCGGCCCCGCGGCTCAGCGCGGGGCTGCGGCTGCACGGCGAGTACCAGGGCTCGGGCTTCACCGAACCGAAGTACATCGCCCGTCGGGGGGACGGGCAGGTCGTCCAGCTGTCGCGGCTGCTGTACCTGGTGGCGTCGTCCGTCGACGGGATCCGTGACGTCGACACGATCGCCCACCGGGTCAGCGCCCGCTACGGCCGTGAGGTCAGCGGCGAGAACATCCGCTACCTGCTGGAGAACAAGCTCCAGCCGCTCGGTGTGACCGTGCCGGAGGGTCAGGAGGACGACGAGGTCGACGCCCCGCGCTCCGACCTGCTGCTCGCCCTCAAGGGCCACCGGGTGGTCTTCGACGAACGTCGTACGGCACGGATCGCGCGCGCCCTGGCCTGGCTGCACCGCCCGGCCGTGGTCGCCGCCGTGCTGCTCACGGCGCTCGCGATGGACGTCTGGCTGTTCGGCTACTTCGGGGCGATCGAACCGGTGCTGGAGGTCCTGGACCAGCCGGTGCTGATCCTCATCGTCTTCGTCCTCACCGTGGCCTCCCTCGTCTTCCACGAGTTCGGCCACGCCTCGGCCTGCCGCTACGGCGGCGCCCGGCCCGGCTGCATCGGCTGCGGGCTCTTTCTCATCTGGCCGTCGATGTACACCGACGTCACCGACGTCTACCGGATCTCCCGGGCGGGCCGGCTCCGCACGGACCTCGGCGGGGTGTACTTCAACGTCGTCTTCATGCTGGCCATGGCCGGGGCCTACTTCGCCACCGGGGCGCAGTTCTTCCTGGCCGCCGTCTACCTCGGGCACTTCGAGATCCTGGAACAGCTGATGCCGGCCGTCCGCCTGGACGGCTACTACATCCTCGGCGACCTCGCCGGGGTGCCGGATCTCTACGGCAAGATCAAGCCGATCCTGCTCTCGCTCGTGCCGGGCGTGAAGGGCCGGGCGGCGCGCACGGAGGTCGCCGGGCTGAAGAGCTCCGCGCGCACCATCGTGGCCGGCTGGGTGCTGACCATGGTGCCGCTGATCGTCGGCGAGCTGGGCTACGCGCTGTGGAACCTGCCCCGGATCCTCACCACGACGGTCCGCTCGCTGACCGAGCAACTCCTCGGTACCGGCGCCGCGTTCGCGCACGGGCAGATCGTCGCCGGGCTCGTCGGGGTGATCGGCAGCGTGATGCTGCTGTGCCCGATGGCCGGTGTCGGCTACCTCTCCGTGAAGATCGGCGGCCGGCTCCTGCGGGCCGCGAACCGCTCCACCGCCGGCCGGCCCCGGCTGCGGCTGGCGCTGTGCGTGCTCGCCCTCGCCGGACTCACCGGGCTCTCCTACGCCTGGGTCTCGGGGATGACCCCGAAGCCGTTGCCGAAGCAGCCCCCGATCGCACCGATTCTGCAACCCGGGGTGTCGACCGAGGAGCCCTCGCCCCGGGACGCCTCCACTCCGGTCCACGGCGGGCACGGCCGGTACGGCACCGGCGGCGCCTCCGTGTCGCCTTCGGCGGTGCCGGGGGCTTCCGCTTCGGCGCCGGGCGGCGGGCCGTCGCCGGGCCCCTCGGGGAGCGCGTCCGCCTCGGCCGCCAGGCAGTCGGCGTCGGGCCCGGCCGCGCCGGCCGCACCGACCGGCTCGAAGTCCCACCAGCCGGAGTCCTCCAGCGGCGGGGCCACCGCGACCACGACCCCGCCCGCCAGCCCGGACCCCGGCCCCCCGACCTCCCCGACCCCCTCGGAGAGCGTCCCCGCGTCACCGACCGGGAGTCCGACGTCCGCGCCGCCCGGCGGCTCGCCCGCGCCGGCGTCGTCCTGACACCTCGTCAGCGGCATCCGGCCCGCCCGGCCGATCGACACCTTCCGGCCTTCCTGGGCCGGCCGACACCTTCCGGCCCTCCGGGGCCGACCGACACCTTACGGAGACCCCATGAGCAGCCACCGCAAGGCACGCTCCAGCAACCATCCCCTCGCCCGGCGCGCCCTGGGCATGGGCCTGTTCGCGGCCGGATTCGCCGGTGTGGCCACCGCCGTACCGGCCCAGGCCGCCACCGGCGCGTCGCACGCGGCCTTCGCCGCCGACCACGTCTTCAGCCACGTCGACCGGGCCCACCACACCCAGGCCCGGGACTCCTTCACGATCCGCCAGTTCGGCGCCGTCAACGCGGCGGGGGTGCGCAACCAGGCCAACGCCGTCTCCGCGGGCTGCTCGGCCGACGACCACTGCCGGTCGGTCGCTCTGTCCTTCCAGATCGTGACCGTCGCGGGCGAGCACACCCACCTGAACGCCGTGAACCTCAGCGACGCGGCCAACAAGGAGTGCACCGGCTGCCAGACCCTCGCCGGCGCCTACCAGTTCGTCGTCTCCACACCGGCGCCCCTCACCCTCG includes:
- a CDS encoding helix-turn-helix domain-containing protein, translated to MANALQQLIRERLDRKGWSYGDVARRGGVPRSTVHHLATTDRVVRMPQATTLEGLAKGLELPLDTVRRAAAEACGIHVYGTPAGPDTDGTAAPATDPEVDLLIASVQQLSAEDRRHVAALVESLLGRSAPSAPSPPEK